A stretch of Noviherbaspirillum cavernae DNA encodes these proteins:
- a CDS encoding recombinase-like helix-turn-helix domain-containing protein yields MKELYLDPHQARRRQPTPFEDLLGDSIERGYAAGIEDLAAMVAHLNRTGPNCPENEGIWTEQNFQEAMARLSA; encoded by the coding sequence ATGAAAGAGCTTTATCTGGATCCGCATCAGGCGCGCCGTCGCCAGCCCACGCCGTTCGAGGACTTGCTGGGCGATTCCATCGAACGCGGTTACGCCGCCGGCATTGAAGATCTCGCCGCGATGGTTGCGCACCTGAACCGCACCGGCCCGAACTGCCCGGAGAACGAAGGCATCTGGACCGAACAGAACTTCCAGGAAGCCATGGCGCGTCTTTCTGCCTGA
- a CDS encoding aromatic ring-hydroxylating oxygenase subunit alpha: protein MRTSPNDPVDAVLAEGLKNLWYPICPSEFVGERPVSLRRLGRKFVFWRDQTTGKLHALEDHCPHRGAPLSMGIALGDRIACGYHGVQVRADGVVTSVPGSPGCKLEGAKATRSFHVTEAAGAIFLYNSSENVDTPPPLVLPEELTNDQEYSSFLCYTEWGGDYRYVIDNVMDPMHGTFLHKQSHSMAEGDATATFGVRETDTGFVFEKEGQRGVNFDWTEWADTGIHWMRLAIPYPKTGGPGGSFTIIGSYTPIVPNVAAVFHWRVRKLVPGWQRDTWRFLYRNRLEARHWAVLEQDRVVLELMEPDANQREILYQHDMGIVRLRRHVRKLAQAQLDEQEEKAA, encoded by the coding sequence ATGAGAACGTCCCCCAACGATCCCGTCGACGCCGTGCTCGCCGAGGGCTTGAAGAACCTGTGGTACCCGATCTGCCCGTCCGAGTTTGTCGGCGAGCGCCCGGTGTCGCTGCGCCGCCTTGGCCGCAAATTCGTGTTTTGGCGTGACCAGACAACCGGCAAGCTGCACGCGCTGGAAGACCATTGCCCGCACCGCGGCGCGCCGCTCTCGATGGGCATCGCGCTGGGCGACCGCATTGCCTGCGGTTACCACGGCGTGCAGGTGCGCGCCGACGGTGTCGTCACCAGCGTGCCGGGCAGCCCCGGTTGCAAGCTGGAAGGCGCGAAGGCCACCCGCTCGTTCCACGTGACCGAAGCCGCCGGCGCGATCTTCCTCTACAACTCCAGCGAAAACGTGGACACGCCGCCGCCGCTGGTGCTGCCGGAAGAACTGACCAACGACCAGGAATATTCGTCCTTCCTCTGCTACACCGAGTGGGGCGGTGACTACCGCTACGTGATCGACAACGTGATGGACCCGATGCACGGCACCTTCCTGCACAAGCAATCGCACTCGATGGCCGAAGGCGACGCCACGGCGACCTTCGGCGTGCGCGAAACCGACACCGGCTTCGTGTTCGAGAAGGAAGGCCAGCGCGGCGTCAACTTCGACTGGACCGAGTGGGCCGACACCGGCATCCACTGGATGCGTCTGGCGATCCCGTATCCGAAGACCGGCGGTCCCGGCGGCAGCTTCACCATCATCGGCAGCTACACGCCGATCGTGCCGAACGTGGCGGCAGTGTTCCACTGGCGCGTGCGCAAGCTGGTGCCGGGCTGGCAGCGCGACACATGGCGCTTCCTGTATCGCAACCGCCTCGAAGCGCGCCACTGGGCCGTGCTCGAGCAGGACCGCGTGGTGCTGGAGCTGATGGAGCCGGATGCCAATCAGCGCGAAATCCTGTACCAGCACGACATGGGCATCGTCCGTCTGCGCCGCCACGTGCGCAAGCTCGCCCAGGCGCAGCTTGACGAGCAGGAGGAGAAGGCGGCATGA
- a CDS encoding aldehyde dehydrogenase produces the protein MNLNETLPICIAGNWRLGQGDRYATLYPATGEPVAYLNAANLADVEEAIQGADKAFRTSGWAQKKPHERAVVLYRVAQLIRERSEDLAQLQRLDNGKPISETRALVASAAATFQFFAAACETLEETITPMRGDNLTMSVYEPMGVVAAITPWNSPIASEAQKMAPALAAGNAVVVKPAEVTPLAALELAKICIEAGVPAGMISVLPGKGSVIGDAITVHPLVKRVSFTGGTTTGKHIAHIAADKMMPVSLELGGKSPTMVFEDADLDHAVAGVLYGIFSSSGESCIAGSRLFVAHGIYDTFMERLAAGAAALRVGDPTDERTQLGPLITSRHRESIESYVALGVDEGGHIRTGGVRPTGSIYDRGYFYTPTIIEGVRNDQRICQEEIFGPVLVAMPFEDENDLIEQANDSVYALAAGVWTRDYKKAWRFARAVQAGNVWINTYKQFSISTPFGGWRDSGLGREKGRLGILQYMEQKSLYWGMNEQPLPWAK, from the coding sequence ATGAACCTGAACGAAACTCTTCCTATTTGCATCGCCGGCAACTGGCGCCTCGGTCAGGGTGATCGCTACGCGACCCTGTATCCGGCCACCGGCGAACCGGTCGCCTATCTGAATGCCGCCAATCTCGCCGATGTGGAAGAGGCCATTCAGGGCGCCGACAAGGCATTCCGCACCAGCGGCTGGGCGCAGAAGAAGCCGCACGAGCGCGCCGTCGTGCTGTACCGCGTCGCGCAATTGATCCGCGAGCGTTCCGAAGACCTGGCGCAATTGCAGCGCCTCGACAACGGCAAGCCGATCAGCGAAACGCGCGCACTGGTGGCCAGCGCCGCCGCCACCTTCCAGTTCTTTGCAGCAGCCTGCGAGACGCTGGAGGAAACGATCACGCCAATGCGCGGCGACAACCTCACGATGAGCGTGTACGAGCCGATGGGCGTGGTCGCGGCGATCACGCCGTGGAATTCGCCGATCGCCAGCGAAGCGCAAAAAATGGCGCCGGCATTGGCAGCAGGCAATGCGGTCGTGGTCAAGCCGGCGGAAGTCACGCCGCTGGCCGCGCTCGAATTGGCAAAGATCTGCATCGAAGCCGGCGTGCCTGCCGGCATGATCAGCGTCTTGCCGGGCAAGGGCTCGGTGATCGGTGACGCGATCACGGTGCATCCGCTGGTCAAGCGCGTGTCCTTCACCGGCGGCACCACCACCGGTAAGCACATCGCGCACATCGCCGCCGACAAGATGATGCCGGTCTCGCTCGAGCTCGGCGGCAAGTCGCCGACCATGGTGTTCGAGGATGCGGACCTGGATCACGCCGTGGCCGGCGTGTTGTACGGCATCTTCAGTTCGTCCGGCGAGTCCTGCATTGCGGGTTCGCGCCTGTTCGTTGCGCACGGCATTTACGACACCTTCATGGAGCGTCTTGCTGCCGGTGCCGCCGCCTTGCGCGTCGGTGATCCGACCGACGAACGCACGCAACTCGGACCGTTGATCACATCGCGTCACCGCGAATCGATCGAGTCCTATGTCGCGCTCGGCGTCGATGAAGGCGGCCATATCCGCACCGGCGGCGTGCGTCCGACCGGCTCGATCTACGATCGCGGTTACTTCTACACGCCGACCATCATCGAAGGCGTGCGCAACGATCAGCGCATCTGCCAGGAAGAGATTTTCGGCCCGGTGCTGGTGGCGATGCCGTTCGAAGATGAGAACGACCTGATCGAACAGGCCAACGACAGCGTGTACGCGCTGGCGGCAGGCGTTTGGACGCGCGACTACAAGAAGGCTTGGCGCTTCGCACGTGCGGTGCAAGCGGGCAATGTGTGGATCAACACCTACAAGCAGTTCTCGATCTCGACGCCATTCGGCGGCTGGCGCGATAGCGGTCTGGGCCGCGAGAAGGGTCGCCTCGGCATTCTGCAGTACATGGAACAGAAGAGCCTGTATTGGGGCATGAACGAACAACCTTTGCCTTGGGCCAAGTAA
- a CDS encoding PDR/VanB family oxidoreductase: MDSSNLISVRVQAMRFEAQNIVSLELVSPAGGELPAFEAGSHIDLHLGNGLSRSYSLSNSPKERHRYVVGILNDRNSRGGSRYVHEQLRVGTIISISAPRNNFPVDETAAHSVLIAGGIGITPISCMLDHLRGLGKSAELFYCARSRAEAAFADELLAQAGVQSHFDGEKGVPPDLRAFLASKPADAHFYCCGPTPMLNAFESICEELGLPNVHIERFSAGENVETVQEDEYVAELARSKKTVTVPAGKSLLDALLDAGLHVDHSCREGVCGACETKVLEGVPEHRDGVLSKKERESNKTMMVCVSGCKGKRLVLDL; this comes from the coding sequence ATGGATAGCAGCAACCTCATTTCCGTTCGTGTCCAGGCCATGCGCTTCGAAGCGCAGAACATCGTCAGCCTGGAGTTGGTGTCGCCTGCGGGCGGCGAGTTGCCTGCCTTCGAAGCCGGCTCGCATATCGACCTGCATCTGGGCAACGGCCTGTCGCGCAGCTACTCGCTGTCGAACTCGCCGAAGGAGCGCCACCGCTACGTGGTCGGCATCCTGAACGACCGCAACAGCCGCGGCGGCTCGCGCTACGTGCACGAGCAGCTGCGCGTGGGCACGATCATCAGCATCTCGGCCCCGCGCAACAATTTCCCGGTCGATGAAACGGCAGCGCACAGCGTGTTGATCGCGGGCGGCATCGGCATCACGCCGATCTCCTGCATGCTGGATCATCTGCGCGGCCTCGGCAAATCGGCCGAGCTGTTCTACTGCGCCCGTTCCCGCGCCGAAGCGGCGTTCGCCGATGAACTGTTGGCGCAGGCGGGTGTGCAAAGCCATTTCGACGGCGAGAAGGGCGTGCCGCCCGACCTGCGGGCCTTCCTGGCAAGCAAGCCGGCCGACGCGCATTTCTACTGCTGCGGACCGACGCCGATGCTGAACGCCTTCGAGAGCATCTGCGAAGAACTCGGTTTGCCGAACGTGCACATCGAGCGTTTCTCCGCCGGCGAAAACGTCGAGACGGTGCAGGAAGACGAATACGTGGCCGAACTGGCGCGCAGCAAGAAGACCGTCACCGTCCCGGCCGGCAAGTCGCTGCTCGATGCACTGCTGGATGCCGGCCTGCACGTCGATCACAGCTGCCGCGAAGGCGTGTGCGGCGCCTGCGAAACGAAGGTGCTGGAAGGCGTGCCCGAGCATCGCGACGGCGTGCTCAGCAAGAAGGAACGCGAATCCAACAAGACCATGATGGTCTGCGTATCGGGCTGCAAGGGAAAACGGCTGGTGCTTGATCTTTGA
- a CDS encoding AraC family transcriptional regulator, producing the protein MDILSEILTGLRSEGIITGRFTLGAPWSFVKNPVNGAPFRIATENPFWVRVRDAAPVLVQPGDLIVLPHGDEHIMSSAPVDDAILFDKLLVDMGICPLPNRPLAFRAGGDGPVTDLYTGIILYREHRRNPLLNMLPPMIHIRAADITPWLMSTMKCFIEESMACQLGWNHAAACLADLLFVHVIRIYLQANTENICGWLRGLSDGQISRSLLLMHKEPQREWSVDALALAVGMSRSRFTARFQQLVGESPISYLTAHRMYIAAEHLAAGKCRISEVAAKVGYNSEKSFTRAFRRWSGVPPRTYLRSSPVAEMQL; encoded by the coding sequence GTGGACATATTGAGCGAGATACTCACCGGACTGCGATCGGAAGGCATCATCACCGGCCGCTTCACGCTCGGCGCGCCCTGGTCATTCGTCAAGAATCCGGTGAATGGCGCACCCTTTCGCATCGCGACCGAAAATCCCTTCTGGGTCCGCGTGCGGGACGCGGCGCCGGTGCTGGTCCAGCCCGGCGACTTGATCGTTTTGCCGCACGGGGACGAGCACATCATGTCGTCCGCTCCGGTTGACGACGCCATCCTGTTCGACAAGCTGCTTGTCGACATGGGGATATGTCCATTGCCCAACCGGCCGCTGGCCTTCCGCGCGGGCGGCGATGGTCCCGTCACCGATCTGTACACCGGCATCATCCTCTATCGCGAGCACCGGCGAAATCCGCTGCTCAACATGCTGCCGCCGATGATCCACATTCGCGCCGCCGACATCACGCCGTGGCTGATGTCCACCATGAAGTGCTTCATCGAAGAGTCGATGGCCTGCCAGCTCGGCTGGAATCACGCCGCCGCATGCCTGGCCGACTTGCTGTTCGTGCATGTGATTCGCATTTATCTGCAGGCGAACACCGAGAATATCTGCGGCTGGCTGCGCGGCTTGAGCGATGGGCAGATCAGCCGCTCGCTGTTGCTGATGCACAAGGAGCCGCAGCGCGAGTGGTCGGTGGATGCGCTGGCACTGGCGGTCGGCATGTCACGCTCGCGCTTCACCGCCCGCTTCCAGCAGCTCGTCGGCGAATCGCCGATCTCGTATTTGACGGCGCATCGCATGTACATCGCGGCCGAGCATCTGGCTGCCGGCAAGTGCCGCATATCCGAAGTTGCGGCCAAGGTCGGCTACAACTCGGAGAAGAGCTTCACGCGTGCCTTCCGGCGCTGGTCGGGCGTGCCGCCGAGGACCTACCTGCGTTCCTCGCCTGTGGCGGAGATGCAGTTGTAG
- a CDS encoding aromatic ring-hydroxylating dioxygenase subunit alpha gives MLSEEKNRLLTEVGPGKPMGEYLRRYWHPVAGADEFDKKSVRAIRLFGEDLVLFKDLSGNFGLIERRCPHRNADLVHGYVEKEGLRCSYHGWQFGQSGQCLHQPFEEVMDPSARMRQGTKIKGYPVKEKAGMLWAYMGPLPAPELPDWDFLNFKNGFAQAIFSELPCNWFQCQENSIDPVHFEWTHNNWMVRQQDPNGSNVPTHLQLQFEEFEYGLTYKRLRGGDTEDNIMWTVGRVCLWPNAFYLGHHCEWRVPIDDENTLSVMWMFGRVPKEMEPYEQKKIPSWVGPLKDENGEWIISHVINQDFAAWYGQGRITDRTKEKLGQSDKGVVMMRRKFFEELDAMAEGKQQLFAQIWDPAQNEDVFLPSACREEMIHGMPREQQNVHHLLGPYLNDCFGQYGQPDRVREEYEKAVGQKMKMASTFVNAVHGAHKEETTSK, from the coding sequence GTGCTGAGTGAAGAAAAGAACCGTTTGCTGACAGAAGTCGGGCCCGGCAAGCCGATGGGGGAATACCTGCGGCGCTATTGGCATCCGGTTGCCGGTGCCGATGAATTTGACAAGAAGTCCGTGCGCGCAATCCGTCTCTTCGGCGAAGACCTTGTGCTGTTCAAGGACTTGAGCGGCAATTTCGGCCTGATCGAGCGCCGCTGCCCGCACCGCAATGCCGACCTCGTGCACGGCTACGTCGAGAAGGAAGGCCTGCGCTGCAGCTATCACGGCTGGCAATTTGGTCAAAGCGGCCAGTGCCTGCATCAGCCGTTCGAGGAAGTCATGGACCCGAGCGCGCGCATGCGCCAGGGCACGAAGATCAAGGGCTATCCGGTGAAGGAGAAGGCCGGCATGCTGTGGGCCTACATGGGTCCGCTGCCCGCGCCGGAACTGCCGGACTGGGACTTCCTGAATTTCAAGAACGGCTTCGCGCAAGCGATTTTCTCGGAGCTGCCCTGCAACTGGTTCCAGTGCCAGGAAAACTCGATCGACCCGGTGCACTTCGAGTGGACGCACAACAACTGGATGGTGCGTCAGCAGGATCCGAACGGGAGCAACGTGCCGACCCACCTGCAGCTGCAGTTCGAAGAATTCGAATACGGCCTGACCTACAAGCGCCTGCGCGGCGGCGACACCGAGGACAACATCATGTGGACGGTTGGTCGCGTTTGCCTGTGGCCGAATGCCTTCTACCTCGGCCACCACTGCGAATGGCGCGTTCCCATCGACGACGAGAACACCCTGTCGGTGATGTGGATGTTCGGTCGCGTGCCGAAGGAAATGGAGCCGTATGAACAGAAGAAGATCCCGAGCTGGGTCGGCCCGCTGAAGGACGAGAACGGCGAATGGATCATCTCGCACGTCATCAACCAGGACTTCGCCGCATGGTACGGCCAGGGCCGTATCACCGATCGCACGAAGGAAAAGCTCGGGCAAAGCGACAAGGGCGTCGTCATGATGCGTCGCAAGTTCTTCGAGGAACTGGATGCGATGGCGGAAGGCAAGCAACAACTCTTCGCGCAGATCTGGGATCCGGCGCAGAACGAGGACGTGTTCCTGCCCTCGGCCTGCCGCGAGGAGATGATCCATGGCATGCCGCGCGAACAACAGAACGTGCACCACTTGCTCGGGCCTTACCTGAACGACTGCTTCGGCCAGTATGGCCAGCCGGACCGGGTGCGCGAAGAGTACGAGAAGGCCGTCGGCCAGAAGATGAAGATGGCGTCGACCTTCGTGAATGCCGTGCACGGCGCGCACAAAGAAGAAACAACGAGCAAGTAA
- a CDS encoding FAD-dependent monooxygenase has translation MASLKIGVVGAGIGGLTAAIALHRAGHDVVVFEQAKGFFRVGADINLTPNAVGALDALGEKVKAGIRRTAARPTHRLSRTWDTGVETSRLVMGNEAEEKYGSPQLTIHRADLLAALAEDFPLERVLFDKRAEAITQDDSGVDITFVDGSTYHVDVLIGADGIHSAVRTSMFGKENPRFTGVVAFRAVVPASKVANVPNLQAFTKWWGPNPQSQIVTFPLNRGEDIFIFATIGQDSWHLESWTTPGKVSELRELYADFHHDARALLDACDEVLKSALYERDPLPAWSKGQMTLLGDACHPMLPFMAQGAGMAIEDAVVLGRALASVKTAAEVPAALKRYEDTRRERTSKIQLGSRGNEWMKEGGNADWVYGYQAWNVSVDGEAHA, from the coding sequence GTGGCATCTCTCAAAATTGGCGTCGTCGGCGCCGGCATCGGCGGTCTGACCGCAGCAATCGCCCTGCATCGCGCGGGCCACGACGTTGTCGTCTTCGAACAAGCGAAAGGTTTCTTTCGTGTGGGCGCAGACATCAACCTGACGCCGAATGCAGTCGGTGCGCTCGACGCTCTGGGCGAGAAGGTGAAGGCAGGCATTCGTCGTACAGCGGCACGTCCGACGCATCGCCTTTCCCGCACGTGGGACACCGGCGTGGAGACCTCGCGCCTGGTCATGGGCAACGAAGCCGAAGAGAAATACGGTTCGCCGCAACTGACGATCCACCGTGCCGACCTGCTGGCCGCGCTGGCGGAAGATTTTCCGCTCGAACGCGTGTTGTTCGACAAACGCGCCGAGGCGATTACGCAGGATGACAGTGGTGTTGACATTACGTTTGTCGATGGCAGCACATATCACGTCGACGTGCTGATTGGCGCTGACGGTATCCACTCGGCCGTGCGTACCTCGATGTTCGGCAAGGAAAACCCGCGCTTCACTGGCGTGGTGGCATTCCGCGCCGTGGTGCCGGCGTCGAAGGTGGCGAACGTGCCGAACCTGCAAGCGTTCACCAAGTGGTGGGGGCCGAATCCGCAAAGCCAGATCGTGACCTTCCCGCTCAATCGCGGCGAGGACATCTTCATCTTCGCGACCATCGGTCAGGACAGCTGGCATCTCGAATCGTGGACCACGCCGGGCAAGGTATCGGAATTGCGCGAGCTGTATGCTGACTTCCACCACGATGCGAGAGCGCTGCTCGACGCCTGCGACGAAGTGCTGAAAAGCGCGTTGTACGAGCGCGATCCCTTGCCGGCCTGGTCGAAAGGACAAATGACCCTGCTGGGCGATGCCTGCCACCCGATGCTGCCGTTCATGGCGCAGGGCGCCGGCATGGCGATTGAGGATGCCGTTGTGCTCGGCCGCGCGCTGGCGAGCGTGAAGACGGCAGCAGAGGTGCCGGCGGCCTTGAAGCGTTATGAAGACACGCGCCGCGAACGCACGAGCAAGATCCAGCTCGGCTCGCGTGGCAATGAATGGATGAAGGAAGGCGGTAATGCCGACTGGGTCTATGGCTATCAGGCATGGAATGTGTCTGTCGATGGAGAGGCGCATGCCTGA
- a CDS encoding ABC transporter substrate-binding protein, translating into MAKQISRRTILKAAAASAVVGAVPIRSWAAESAKIGVILPTSGVFAFPGQQSRKGIEYAALVNKERNGPNMEFIFADTESKPENGRVAAEKLIRQGCTALIGAWDTGATISAAQAVETAKVPLLINIGSAPQITEQGFTQIFRNFASVSSMIASAVTRIHELVTTQKVMPKSAVVLYVNDTFGQSALASLDAIWEKAKVPIKIVDKIGYDVRAKDLSVEVAKAKATGAELVLPITRTNDAIMIVREMVKQKYNPMAIIGPGSPGPYERAFTDALGKFGDDYMICVPWWNPRNPRAKVIAERYEKMEKGNRFELNVGFSFEAVEVMADAVKRAKSNDPAAIHAALKTTNIEDHIMYGGPIRFDEKGQNPNIGVALLQNRDGVPTVVGPQQITMAAPAFPMRPFAGR; encoded by the coding sequence ATGGCAAAACAGATTTCCCGTCGCACCATCCTCAAGGCCGCCGCTGCCAGCGCAGTGGTCGGTGCAGTTCCCATCCGCAGCTGGGCCGCGGAATCCGCAAAGATCGGCGTGATCCTGCCGACATCCGGCGTGTTCGCCTTCCCCGGTCAGCAGTCGCGCAAGGGCATCGAGTACGCCGCGCTGGTGAACAAGGAGCGCAACGGTCCGAACATGGAGTTCATCTTCGCCGATACCGAATCGAAGCCGGAGAACGGTCGCGTCGCTGCGGAAAAACTGATTCGGCAGGGATGCACGGCGCTGATCGGCGCATGGGATACGGGCGCAACCATCTCTGCCGCGCAAGCGGTCGAGACCGCCAAGGTGCCGCTCCTGATCAACATCGGCTCCGCGCCGCAGATCACCGAGCAGGGCTTCACGCAGATCTTCCGCAACTTCGCATCGGTGTCGTCGATGATCGCTTCCGCGGTCACGCGCATCCATGAGCTGGTGACGACGCAGAAAGTGATGCCCAAGAGCGCCGTGGTCCTGTACGTCAACGACACCTTCGGCCAGTCTGCGCTGGCGTCACTCGACGCGATCTGGGAAAAGGCAAAGGTGCCCATCAAGATCGTCGACAAGATCGGCTACGACGTGCGTGCCAAGGACTTGTCGGTCGAAGTGGCGAAGGCCAAGGCGACCGGCGCCGAGCTGGTGCTGCCGATCACGCGTACCAATGACGCCATCATGATCGTGCGCGAAATGGTCAAGCAGAAATACAACCCGATGGCCATCATCGGCCCGGGCAGCCCCGGCCCGTACGAACGTGCCTTCACCGATGCGCTGGGCAAGTTCGGCGACGACTACATGATCTGCGTGCCGTGGTGGAACCCGCGCAATCCGCGCGCCAAGGTCATCGCCGAACGTTACGAAAAAATGGAAAAGGGCAACCGCTTCGAACTCAACGTCGGCTTCTCGTTCGAGGCAGTCGAGGTGATGGCGGATGCGGTCAAGCGCGCCAAGTCGAACGACCCGGCCGCGATCCACGCGGCGCTGAAGACCACCAACATCGAGGATCACATCATGTACGGCGGTCCGATCCGCTTCGACGAAAAGGGCCAGAACCCGAACATCGGCGTGGCCTTGCTGCAGAACCGCGACGGCGTGCCTACCGTGGTCGGTCCGCAGCAGATCACGATGGCCGCGCCGGCATTCCCGATGCGGCCGTTCGCCGGTCGTTGA
- a CDS encoding FRG domain-containing protein — protein MTEIEISSWNEFVSLTSELDGWAFRGQQDANWALLSSLSRYLQAFIPDQSGWRTREERAIRIFRRKAHNYLSKPVALDDDLRCLSLMQHHGAPTRLLDFTKSPFVAAFFALESAVSDAAVFALNTPVLWNAPPVNNPLLTRDTIDPRKKGNFDRYFLQNDSQIIWIGEPTEMDMRLVAQSGTVVLPGVLDKSLDEILKEYHAEETLIRKIILPRHVRDEAMKALYRMNITNATLFPDLDGLAKSIKFELEVIWPRLIDDAVKPGAV, from the coding sequence TTGACCGAGATTGAAATTTCCAGCTGGAATGAATTCGTATCACTGACATCGGAACTGGACGGCTGGGCGTTTCGCGGCCAGCAGGACGCCAACTGGGCATTGCTGAGTTCGCTGTCGCGCTATCTGCAGGCCTTCATCCCCGACCAGTCGGGCTGGCGCACGCGGGAAGAACGCGCCATCCGCATCTTCCGCCGCAAGGCGCACAACTATCTGAGCAAGCCGGTGGCGCTGGACGACGATCTGCGCTGCCTCTCGCTGATGCAGCATCACGGCGCACCGACACGCCTGCTGGACTTCACCAAGTCGCCGTTCGTCGCGGCCTTTTTTGCACTGGAAAGCGCAGTCAGCGACGCCGCCGTGTTCGCGCTGAACACGCCGGTGCTCTGGAATGCGCCGCCGGTCAACAATCCGCTGCTCACGCGCGACACCATCGATCCGCGCAAGAAGGGGAATTTCGACCGTTACTTCCTGCAGAATGACAGCCAGATCATCTGGATCGGCGAGCCGACCGAAATGGACATGCGGCTGGTCGCGCAGTCCGGTACGGTGGTGCTGCCGGGCGTGCTGGACAAGTCGCTGGACGAAATATTGAAGGAATATCACGCCGAGGAAACGCTGATCAGGAAGATCATCCTGCCGCGTCACGTTCGCGACGAGGCAATGAAGGCCCTGTACCGCATGAACATCACCAATGCGACGCTGTTCCCCGATCTGGACGGATTGGCAAAGTCCATCAAGTTCGAGCTGGAAGTGATCTGGCCGAGACTGATCGATGACGCGGTGAAGCCCGGAGCGGTTTGA
- a CDS encoding RidA family protein, translating into MTERLPVRHVKTDKVAELPTATWSNCLVLGNEIAISGMTAHPASRDNKLGAYEQTMVVLEKIRALAEAAGGGIHNIYKLVIYVTDIADKDEVGRARRDFFQSPYPCSTLVGVNGLVFPELKVEIDAFARLDVDLRTAVQTAA; encoded by the coding sequence ATGACCGAGCGCCTTCCGGTGCGTCATGTGAAAACCGACAAGGTGGCGGAGCTTCCGACGGCCACCTGGTCGAACTGCCTCGTGCTGGGCAACGAGATCGCCATCTCCGGCATGACGGCGCATCCGGCCTCGCGCGACAACAAGCTCGGCGCCTACGAGCAGACGATGGTGGTGCTGGAGAAGATTCGCGCGCTGGCAGAGGCTGCCGGCGGCGGCATCCACAACATCTACAAGCTCGTGATCTACGTCACCGACATCGCCGACAAGGATGAAGTGGGCCGCGCGCGGCGCGATTTTTTCCAGTCGCCGTATCCGTGCTCGACCCTGGTCGGCGTGAACGGGCTGGTGTTTCCCGAACTGAAGGTCGAGATCGATGCGTTCGCGCGTCTGGATGTCGATCTGCGGACTGCGGTGCAGACTGCAGCGTAA
- a CDS encoding VOC family protein, producing the protein MDVLGIDEITYGADDLPKCKQFFLDWGMKLVEESADALVFESLNGCRVIVKKSDAADLPPAIEEGPTLREVVWGVSAPEVLQRFAKRIETLPGYVNQGDRLGCTDPNGLAVRFQVTKKRDVSVECAQMNTWNEKNRINQRSPAYEQAAPIEVGHVVFFVKDVKACEKFYTENFGFVASDRYPDRGAFLRCAAEGGHHDIFLLQTPAARAGLNHVAFTVRDIHEVFGGGMNMSRKGWDTQLGPGRHPISSAYFWYFQNPAGGLIEYYADEDQLDEHWEARDFEPGPTMFAEWAIEGGIDGNTRRQKNAAAPSGKFLTDKPKH; encoded by the coding sequence ATGGACGTACTGGGTATCGATGAAATCACCTACGGCGCGGACGATCTGCCGAAGTGCAAGCAATTCTTCCTCGACTGGGGCATGAAGCTGGTCGAAGAAAGCGCCGACGCGCTGGTATTCGAATCGCTGAACGGCTGCCGCGTCATCGTCAAGAAGAGCGATGCCGCCGACCTGCCGCCGGCGATCGAAGAAGGTCCGACTCTGCGCGAAGTCGTATGGGGCGTGTCCGCTCCCGAAGTGCTGCAGCGTTTCGCCAAGCGCATCGAAACACTGCCGGGCTACGTCAACCAGGGCGATCGCCTTGGCTGCACCGATCCGAACGGTCTGGCCGTGCGCTTCCAGGTGACGAAGAAGCGCGACGTCTCGGTCGAGTGCGCGCAGATGAATACCTGGAACGAGAAGAACCGCATCAACCAGCGCAGCCCGGCCTACGAACAGGCGGCGCCGATCGAAGTCGGTCACGTCGTGTTCTTCGTCAAGGACGTGAAGGCATGCGAAAAGTTCTACACCGAGAACTTCGGCTTCGTCGCCTCCGACCGCTATCCCGATCGCGGCGCATTCCTGCGCTGCGCGGCCGAGGGCGGCCACCACGACATCTTCCTGTTGCAGACGCCTGCCGCGCGTGCCGGCCTGAACCATGTCGCCTTCACCGTGCGCGACATCCATGAAGTGTTCGGCGGCGGCATGAACATGTCGCGCAAGGGCTGGGACACGCAGCTCGGCCCGGGCCGTCACCCGATTTCGTCCGCCTACTTCTGGTACTTCCAGAATCCGGCCGGCGGCCTGATCGAGTACTACGCCGACGAAGACCAGCTCGACGAACACTGGGAAGCGCGCGACTTCGAGCCGGGCCCGACGATGTTTGCCGAATGGGCGATCGAAGGCGGCATCGATGGCAATACACGCCGTCAAAAGAATGCGGCAGCGCCGAGCGGAAAGTTCCTGACGGACAAGCCAAAACACTAA